A window of Streptomyces sp. NBC_01689 genomic DNA:
TCGGTTCCGGCTCTGACCTGCACATCTGTACGTTCTGGCATCGTCTGACCCCCTGCTGTGGCGGCATAGGGTACTGCATGGTCAGAAAAATAGGGGATCGGGTTGGGAATTCTGTCCGGATTCCAGTCGTTGTTTCCTTCGGATGCCGGGCACTCGGATGAGTGGCCGATCCGCCACCAGGACCCGCAAGCCAACCATCGCAAGGGAGCACGCATGGCAACCCGTGCCGTCGCCCGTCGTCAGTCCGCCACCGGCGAGACCGGCGACGCGGCCCGCAGTGTTCGCGCCGGAGGCGGCGAAATCGCCGACCGCGACCTGGTCGGCATGTACCTCGACGAGATCGCGCGCACACCCCTGCTCGACGCCGCCAAGGAAGTCGAGCTGTCCCAGACCATCGAGGCGGGTGTGTTCGCGCGGCAGATCATCGACGGCGAGGTGGATGCCCCCAAGGCGGACGCGACCCGTGAGGAACTAGAGGCGCTCATCGCCGAGGGCGAGCGGGCCAAGGACGTCTTCATCCGCTCCAACCTGCGGCTGGTCGTCGCGGTGGCGCGCCGCTACCCGCGCAGCGGCCTCCCGCTGCTGGACCTGATCCAGGAGGGCAACGCGGGCCTGGTGCGCGCCGTCGAGAAGTTCGACTACCGCAAGGGCTTCAAGTTCTCGACCTACGCGACGTGGTGGATCCGTCAGGCCATCACCCGGTCCATAGCCGACCAGTCGCGCACGATCCGGCTGCCCGTGCACCTCGTCGAGGAGCTGGGCCGGATCCGGCGTGTGCAGCGCGAGTTCAACCGGAAGAACGGACGCGAGCCCGATCACACGGAGATCGCCGCCGAGCTGGACTCGACCCCGGAGCGCGTCGGTGACGTCCTGGACTGGGCCCGCGACCCGGTCTCGCTGAACATGGCGGTCGACGACGACGGCGACACCCAGTTCGGCGACCTCCTGGAGGACACCTCCGCCGTGTCGCCCGAGCAGTCGGTGCTGACGCTGCTGCGCAGCGAGGAGCTGGACGACCTGATCGGCCGCCTCGACCAGCGCACGGCCTCGAT
This region includes:
- a CDS encoding sigma-70 family RNA polymerase sigma factor, yielding MATRAVARRQSATGETGDAARSVRAGGGEIADRDLVGMYLDEIARTPLLDAAKEVELSQTIEAGVFARQIIDGEVDAPKADATREELEALIAEGERAKDVFIRSNLRLVVAVARRYPRSGLPLLDLIQEGNAGLVRAVEKFDYRKGFKFSTYATWWIRQAITRSIADQSRTIRLPVHLVEELGRIRRVQREFNRKNGREPDHTEIAAELDSTPERVGDVLDWARDPVSLNMAVDDDGDTQFGDLLEDTSAVSPEQSVLTLLRSEELDDLIGRLDQRTASIIKMRYGIEDGRERTLTEVGKEHGLTRERIRQIEKHALLELKKLARDTGFDAAA